A portion of the Pseudomonas sp. GR 6-02 genome contains these proteins:
- the pdxJ gene encoding pyridoxine 5'-phosphate synthase, translating into MTTSNRILLGVNIDHVATLRQARGTRYPDPVKAALDAEEAGADGITVHLREDRRHIQERDVLLLKDVLQTRMNFEMGVTEEMMAFAERVRPAHVCLVPETRQELTTEGGLDVAGQEARIKAAVDRLAKIGCEVSLFIDADERQIEASRRVGAPAIELHTGRYADAETPTEVAEELKRVADGVAFGLAQGLIVNAGHGLHYHNVEAVAAIKGINELNIGHALVAHALFVGFKSAVSEMKALILAAALKG; encoded by the coding sequence CCACCCTGCGTCAGGCCCGGGGTACTCGTTACCCGGATCCGGTCAAGGCAGCGCTGGACGCGGAAGAGGCGGGCGCTGACGGCATCACCGTGCATCTGCGTGAAGACCGCCGGCACATTCAGGAGCGCGATGTCCTGCTGCTCAAGGACGTGCTGCAAACCCGCATGAATTTCGAAATGGGCGTCACCGAAGAAATGATGGCGTTCGCCGAGCGTGTCCGCCCGGCGCACGTTTGCCTGGTGCCGGAAACCCGTCAGGAACTGACCACTGAAGGCGGTCTGGACGTAGCGGGGCAGGAAGCGCGGATCAAGGCGGCGGTGGATCGCCTGGCGAAGATTGGCTGCGAAGTGTCGCTGTTCATCGACGCTGACGAGCGGCAGATTGAGGCGTCCCGTCGTGTCGGCGCGCCGGCCATTGAATTGCACACCGGGCGTTACGCGGACGCCGAGACGCCAACCGAAGTTGCTGAAGAGCTCAAGCGTGTGGCCGATGGCGTGGCATTCGGTCTGGCCCAAGGCCTGATCGTCAACGCCGGCCATGGTTTGCACTATCACAACGTCGAGGCTGTTGCGGCAATCAAGGGCATCAACGAACTGAACATCGGCCATGCGCTGGTGGCCCATGCGTTGTTCGTCGGGTTCAAGTCGGCAGTGTCGGAGATGAAGGCGCTGATTCTGGCTGCTGCACTAAAGGGTTGA